The Podarcis raffonei isolate rPodRaf1 chromosome 2, rPodRaf1.pri, whole genome shotgun sequence genome window below encodes:
- the LOC128408714 gene encoding epidermal differentiation-specific protein-like, translating into MNKIIVYEEEDFEGFRKEFTCSVPDLRSVDFGDCISSLKVIGQPWLVFRDPNYKGVGFAYEEGEHKHIQLNNNISSIQLVTEDLEDPQITLYEHPNYEGISKVIKEETNLSYGYFNDKASSHIVQKGAWLLYEHPRRGGWYYIAREGTKLDNYGPLYHFHDKCSHVYPLKSGRPVITSRILWDRMNLESERDVMIDEINCINTTETEQTFTTTSSRTYEMFTSHSFKLAVPTLQINESFNLSIDPSTNLTVEKGKIDSFTTVNKVEVTMPAKVPKKSELNIQVIMKVVTASVPVELIITNNGKSRTENGQYHSVSGRNITTKYSMKSVKN; encoded by the coding sequence ATGAATAAAATTATTGTTTATGAAGAGGAAGACTTTGAGGGGTTCAGGAAAGAATTCACTTGCAGTGTTCCTGACCTACGTAGTGTAGACTTTGGGGACTGCATTTCTTCCCTTAAGGTGATTGGACAACCTTGGCTGGTCTTCCGTGATCCCAACTATAAAGGTGTGGGTTTTGCGTATGAAGAAGGTGAACATAAGCACATCCAGTTAAACAATAACATTTCTTCTATCCAACTAGTCACTGAGGACTTGGAAGATCCTCAGATCACACTTTATGAGCACCCTAACTATGAAGGGATAAGCAAAGTGATAAAAGAGGAAACCAACCTAAGTTATGGGTATTTCAATGACAAGGCGTCTTCCCATATTGTCCAGAAAGGTGCCTGGCTCCTCTATGAACATCCAAGGAGAGGTGGTTGGTACTATATAGCTCGAGAAGGAACGAAGCTTGATAACTATGGCCCTTTGTATCATTTCCATGATAAGTGTTCCCACGTGTATCCCCTTAAAAGTGGCCGGCCTGTTATCACTAGCAGGATCTTATGGGACCGCATGaacttggagagtgagagggatgTGATGATTGATGAGATAAATTGTATCAACACCACGGAAACAGAGCAGACATTCACCACCACCAGCAGTCGAACCTATGAAATGTTCACAAGCCACAGCTTCAAATTAGCAGTCCCTACCCTTCAAATAAATGAGAGTTTCAATTTAAGCATAGATCCGAGCACCAACCTGACAGTAGAAAAAGGAAAGATTGACTCTTTTACTACTGTAAACAAAGTCGAGGTGACCATGCCAGCCAAGGTCCCCAAAAAATCAGAATTGAACATCCAGGTGATCATGAAGGTAGTCACGGCCTCTGTTCCTGTGGAGCTGATCATCACCAATAATGGTAAATCAAGGACGGAAAATGGGCAGTATCATAGTGTGTCAGGACGCAACATCACCACCAAATACAGCATGAAATCAGTGAAAAATTAA